The bacterium DNA window ACGCCGAAACAACGCTTCTTACTTCTACCATTACGATGGACTTGGCTCAACGAAGGCTCTAACAGATGCAAATCAAAACATCCAAAGCACAACAATCTACGATGCTTGGGGAAATTTCTTACAGGCGAGTGGAGCAATCACAAATCCCTATCTCTATGTTGGAGAGCTCGGGTATTATGGAGATGCAGAAATGTATCTTCTGACACAAAGATGGTATAATCCTGTTGTTGGGAGGTTTGGGGTGAGAGACCTAATCAAGGATGAACCGGAGGGTTCGTATCTTTATGGAAGTCAAAACCCGGTAATCCATGTTGACCCTAATGGGACATGGTGGTTGGTCGAGCGGGTGAAAAATATATGTGAATAATTTCAAAAAGATATTGGAATATATAGATAAATGAAGTGAAAGCGGCCACGGAAGCTTTTGGCGTTTCAAGAAGCACAATTTCAAAGAAGGATTAAAAATCCTACGAAAGATTCTCCTTTTTAAAGTTTATAGCCAAGCGATATGGGAAGTCGTGTAAGGAGTCTCAAATGTTATGTAATTATACATTTTCTTGACTTTATATTTTTCGCTTAATATAATTTTTAAACGGCGGGGCGTGGCGCAGCATGGGAGCGCGTCTGGTTTGGGACCAGAAGGTCGGAGGTTCAAATCCTCTCGCCCCGACCAATTGCGGGCGTAGCTCAGCGGTGGAGCGTCTCCTTGCCGAGGAGAAGGTCGCGGGTTCAAATCCCGTCGCCCGCTCCATTTTTCGCGCCTGTAGCTCAACTGGAGAGAGCGCGAGGCTTCGGACCTCGAGGTTGCGGGTTCAACTCCTGCCAGGCGCGCCAAGGACGGTGGGCGTGGCCTAGCGGCTAAGGCATCAGGCTGTGGACCTGAGGAGCGCGGGTTCGAGTCCCGTCGCCCACCCCATTCAATCTGAAATTTTTTATGAAAGGAGGAATAGAGAATGCCTTTAGTTGATGAAAGGGAACTTCTCCTGCCCGCTCTCAAGGAAAGAAGAGCGGTCGGCGCCTTTAACGCCAATAATATGGAGATGATTCAAGCCTTCGTCTGGGCAGCAGAGGAGATGACCCAGGAACTGGGTAAGCCCGTTGACCTCATCATCCAGCTCAGCCCGGGAGCAAGCAGATACGCCGGCTGGGCGCTGGGAGCAGGAATGGTAAAGATTGTCGCCCAGGAAACAAACATCCGCATAGCCCTCAACCTTGACCACGCAACTAAACTTGAAGAGATTGAGAGGGCGCTTGAGAATGGCTTTACGGCTGTCCTCTTTGACGGCTCTTCCCTCCCCTTGGAGGAGAACATTGAGCTCACCCGCAAGGTAGTTGAGATGTGCCATCCCAGAGGCGTTCCCGTTGAGGCTGAACTTGGGAAAATCCCCCGAATTGAGGATTACTTCAGCAAGGACGAAATAGCCCATCTCCGCTCCCTTCCCGCTAAGGAAGCTGTGAAGATTATAAGGGAAAGAGCTGGCAAATCCGTTGAAGAGCTTATGGCTAAACCAGAGGATGTGGAGATGTTCGTTGAGAAAACGGGATGCGATTTCCTCGCTGCCGCCTTCGGAAGCATCCACGGAATCTGGGATGATATCTGGCCCGTTAGGGTAGACCGCTTGGTGGAGATTCAGAAGCGCACGCCCCTTCCCCTCGTCTCCCATGGCTCATCGGGAATCCTTATGACTCCCAAGGATGTTGAAGAGAAAGGAATAGAACTGAAGGAAGGCGAGGGAACGCTTCTTGACGCAATTCAAACGGGCGGTGTTACGAAGGTCAATGTGGCGACGATTCTCTCCGTATCCTTCATCCAAGGCTTTATAGAGGCATATAACGCTAATCCAAGCGAGAAGGATTTCCGCAACCTGGGCAAGGTGGCGAGGGATAGAGTGAAGGAAAAGGTAAAGGAATATATGAGGCTCTTTGCGGGAGCCGTTTCCTAAGGAGATTTGAGGGGGCGTCCGAAAAGGACGCCCCCTTTTTTTAATTCAGGGACTCAAGGGCAAACCGAAGTTGTCGTAAGCGAAACTATCAACAGGTCTTCCTGCGGGTATCGTCTTTACATGCCCATCCAAATAGAGAACCGGTAATATATATGCGTGCTGTTGGGAATGGAGAAACGGAGCTCCGGGTTGAAAGAAACAAGACATCAGCCAAGATGAAGGAGGGCTCAACTCCGTTAGGGCGCGAGGAATATAGGGTCTGAGGTCGGGACGCTTCTTATGCATTGGACGTCTTGGGTCATCTGCATACCAGGAGAAATACAGATAAGTTATCCAGCCGTGAGACCAGTTTTCGTCCGACTCAACAATGGTGGGGTCCCAAGAAGCTGCAACTGAGGCGCTCGGGCAATAGAAAATCCCCCTGTTTTTAACATATGGGTAGAATCAACCTCCACAACCTTTCATCCGAGTTCCCCGTCCATTTATCAATGGGAAACCCCTCATCCCAATCCTGCGCATACATATGGAGGGCTAAGCCAAGCTGGCGCAGGTTGCTCATACATGTGGTTTTCCTCGCGTTTTCCCGAGCACGGCTGAAAACGGGGAATATTATCGCAGCAAGAATAGCCACGATAGCTATCACAACGAGAAGTTCAATCAATGTGAACCCCTTTTTCATTCATAATCACCTCCTTTCGGAATTATTTTAGAAGAAATATTTGGCAAGACCGTTTTAAGTAGGTGTCATAATCGTTTGGAGATATTGAGAGATTACGAAATTCCCACTTTGCAAAGGAAAAAGGCGCTTCGTCATTGCTAGGGTTCTGCTCCGCAGAAGCCTAGCAATCTCGTAAAAACTCAAAAACCGACATTGCTTAGCTATCGCTCACAATGATAGAAAAGTCGCTCCTGCAATATTTATATTCAGTAAACCGTAGAAGAGGTTGCCCACTTCAGGGAAAAGAAGGTAGAATTTAAAAGATATGACCGCAAAGCGAAAATTGAAGATAGCGATTGTGAACTCCAGTAGCTTCGGGATGTACTTTCCCGAGCATATTGAGAGATTGAAAAGATTGGGAAAAATCAAAAGATTTGAATTTCCATCCCATATTGATGGGAAAACCTTGGCGGAGGAGCTTAAAGGTTACCCCATTATAATCGCCAGCGTATCGCCTCGCTACGATTCTGAATTCTTCGCCAATAAAGACGAAACCCTCCTCATAGCTCGCCATGGTATTGGCTATGACAACATAGATTTGGAAAGCGCCACTAAAAAGGGGGTAATCGTCACGAAGGTGCGGGGAGAAATAGAGAGAGAAGCGGTGGCGGAGATGGCAATCGCTTTGCTGATGGCTGTTATGAGAAGGTTGATTGAAGCCTCACTCGCTGTGAGGAAAGGGAGATGGAAGGAGAGGGCGAGATTTATCGGATGGGAATTAAAGGGGAAAAATGTGGGGATAATAGGATTCGGGAATATAGGAAGCAGGGTGGGAGAGATATTGAAGAACGGCTTCTCCTGCAATGTCCTCGCCTATGACCCTTATCTTTCAGTTGAAGAGATTAGAAGAAAGGGAGCGGAACCAGTGAGCTTAGAGGAACTTCTGAGGAATTCCGACATCATCTCTTTAAACGCTTCCCTCGCTCCCGAGAATTACCATATGCTATCGTTCCAAGAATTCTCCCTTATGAAGGAAGGAGTTATCTTGGTCAATACTGCGAGGGGGGAATTGATTGACGAAGAGGCTCTGCTTGATGCTCTTGAGAAGGGCAAGGTTGCGGGAGTGGGATTGGATGTCGTTGAGGGCGAACCAATAGATAAGAATCATCCCTTATTGAGATTTGACAATGTCATCATCACACCTCACACTGCCGCCTATACATATGAATGCTTGAGAGCTATGGGAGAGAAGGTCGTCTTGGATGTTGAGAGA harbors:
- a CDS encoding class II fructose-bisphosphate aldolase, translated to MPLVDERELLLPALKERRAVGAFNANNMEMIQAFVWAAEEMTQELGKPVDLIIQLSPGASRYAGWALGAGMVKIVAQETNIRIALNLDHATKLEEIERALENGFTAVLFDGSSLPLEENIELTRKVVEMCHPRGVPVEAELGKIPRIEDYFSKDEIAHLRSLPAKEAVKIIRERAGKSVEELMAKPEDVEMFVEKTGCDFLAAAFGSIHGIWDDIWPVRVDRLVEIQKRTPLPLVSHGSSGILMTPKDVEEKGIELKEGEGTLLDAIQTGGVTKVNVATILSVSFIQGFIEAYNANPSEKDFRNLGKVARDRVKEKVKEYMRLFAGAVS
- a CDS encoding hydroxyacid dehydrogenase; amino-acid sequence: MTAKRKLKIAIVNSSSFGMYFPEHIERLKRLGKIKRFEFPSHIDGKTLAEELKGYPIIIASVSPRYDSEFFANKDETLLIARHGIGYDNIDLESATKKGVIVTKVRGEIEREAVAEMAIALLMAVMRRLIEASLAVRKGRWKERARFIGWELKGKNVGIIGFGNIGSRVGEILKNGFSCNVLAYDPYLSVEEIRRKGAEPVSLEELLRNSDIISLNASLAPENYHMLSFQEFSLMKEGVILVNTARGELIDEEALLDALEKGKVAGVGLDVVEGEPIDKNHPLLRFDNVIITPHTAAYTYECLRAMGEKVVLDVERVAKGEIPDEVINKEVLEGKWRA